A single genomic interval of Sinorhizobium garamanticum harbors:
- the hflX gene encoding GTPase HflX — protein MRNITKRDSKSSSIIPELERLRDDMRAVVVVPVLKKTGKASAEILSAPVTRSDESRLEEAIGLALAIDLDVVHGTIVPVAQPKPGTLLGSGKIEEIGHILNEKDAGLVIVDHPLTPVQQRNLEKEWNAKVIDRTGLILEIFGRRASTKEGTLQVDLAHLNYQKGRLVRSWTHLERQRGGAGFMGGPGETQIEADRRLLQEKIVRLERELEQVRRTRQLHRSKRKKVPHPIVALVGYTNAGKSTLFNRMTGAGVLAEDMLFATLDPTLRRLKLPHGRMVILSDTVGFISDLPTHLVAAFRATLEEVLEADLILHVRDLSDPDNQAQAGDVLRILADLGIDEKEGAERIVEVWNKIDKLEPETREALVKKAASTPNTVAVSAVTGEGVDHLLAEIGRRLSGVLTECTVVLGVDQLQLLPWVYEHSIVDGREDLEDGRVSLDLRLTEGEAAELERRLGHGPKPVEGDW, from the coding sequence GTGAGGAACATTACCAAGCGTGATTCAAAATCGTCGTCGATCATCCCGGAGCTGGAACGGCTCCGCGATGACATGCGCGCGGTCGTCGTCGTTCCGGTTCTGAAGAAAACGGGAAAGGCATCGGCCGAGATTTTGTCGGCGCCGGTGACGCGCTCCGACGAAAGTCGTCTGGAAGAGGCAATAGGCCTTGCGCTTGCCATCGATCTCGACGTCGTGCACGGAACGATCGTTCCGGTCGCCCAGCCGAAGCCGGGGACCTTGCTCGGCAGTGGCAAGATCGAGGAGATCGGCCATATCCTGAACGAAAAGGATGCCGGGCTGGTGATCGTCGATCACCCGCTGACGCCGGTGCAGCAGCGCAACCTCGAGAAGGAATGGAACGCCAAGGTCATCGACCGCACGGGTCTCATTCTGGAAATCTTCGGGCGGCGCGCCTCCACCAAGGAAGGCACGCTTCAGGTTGATCTCGCGCATCTCAACTATCAGAAGGGCCGGCTGGTCAGAAGCTGGACCCACCTTGAACGCCAGCGCGGCGGCGCGGGCTTCATGGGCGGTCCCGGTGAAACCCAGATCGAAGCCGACCGTCGCCTGCTGCAGGAGAAGATCGTCCGCCTGGAGCGTGAACTGGAGCAGGTGCGGCGCACCCGGCAGCTTCATCGCTCGAAACGCAAGAAGGTGCCGCACCCGATCGTGGCACTGGTCGGTTATACGAACGCCGGCAAATCGACGCTCTTCAACCGGATGACGGGTGCGGGTGTGCTGGCCGAGGACATGCTTTTCGCGACGCTCGATCCGACGCTTCGACGCCTGAAGTTGCCGCATGGGCGCATGGTCATTCTGTCCGACACGGTCGGTTTCATCTCTGATCTGCCGACCCACCTTGTCGCGGCATTCCGGGCGACGCTTGAAGAAGTGCTCGAAGCGGACCTGATTCTGCACGTGCGCGACCTTTCCGATCCCGACAACCAGGCACAGGCGGGCGACGTGTTGCGCATCCTTGCCGATCTCGGCATTGACGAGAAGGAAGGCGCCGAGCGCATCGTCGAGGTCTGGAACAAGATCGACAAGCTCGAACCGGAGACGCGCGAGGCGCTCGTTAAGAAGGCGGCAAGCACGCCGAATACGGTCGCCGTTTCTGCGGTGACCGGCGAGGGCGTCGATCACCTCCTCGCCGAGATCGGCCGCCGACTTTCCGGCGTCTTGACCGAGTGCACGGTCGTGCTCGGCGTCGACCAGCTGCAACTGTTGCCCTGGGTCTATGAGCACTCGATCGTCGATGGCCGAGAGGACCTTGAAGACGGAAGGGTCAGCCTCGACCTGCGCCTGACCGAGGGCGAGGCCGCAGAGCTTGAGCGGCGGCTCGGCCACGGACCGAAACCCGTCGAGGGGGACTGGTAG
- a CDS encoding deaminase, translating into MKQSELAERLLTVIEKDILPLTQKGVAAGNKVFGAAILRKSDLSLVLAETNNETENPLWHGEVHTLKRFYEMADRPDTRELIFLSTHEPCSMCLSAITWAGFDNFYYFFSHEDSRDSFSIPHDLKILKEVFRLEPGGYVQENAFWKSASTAALMRDADQQTKERLAAQDARIRERYRRLSAEYQAGKDQNAIPLN; encoded by the coding sequence ATGAAACAATCGGAACTGGCCGAACGTCTCTTGACGGTAATCGAAAAGGACATCCTTCCGCTGACCCAAAAGGGTGTTGCTGCCGGCAACAAGGTGTTCGGCGCGGCAATTCTGCGCAAGTCCGATCTTTCGCTTGTGCTCGCGGAGACCAACAATGAGACGGAAAATCCGCTGTGGCACGGCGAGGTCCACACGCTCAAGCGCTTTTACGAGATGGCCGACAGGCCCGATACGCGAGAGCTGATCTTCCTCTCGACCCATGAGCCCTGCTCGATGTGCCTTTCTGCGATCACCTGGGCGGGGTTCGACAATTTCTACTACTTCTTCAGCCACGAGGATTCGCGCGACAGCTTCTCGATTCCTCATGACCTGAAGATCCTGAAGGAAGTCTTCCGGCTGGAACCGGGCGGCTATGTACAGGAAAACGCCTTCTGGAAATCGGCCTCGACAGCGGCGCTGATGCGCGACGCCGACCAACAGACGAAGGAAAGGCTCGCCGCGCAGGACGCGCGTATCCGCGAGCGTTATCGCCGCCTGTCTGCGGAATACCAGGCAGGCAAGGACCAGAACGCCATACCGCTGAACTGA
- a CDS encoding sensor histidine kinase NtrY-like — MVDGMALPLGTEDRVAAVQDRRASFALPGLMLATGALICATVSLLILLGLTPIRPERNIVIACAGINGVFVVGLIYLIVREILRLLRARSKGRAAARLHVRIVALFSIVAITPAILVAIFASITLDVGLDRWFSLRTQAIVRSSLNVAQAYVLENASYLQGQTVSMANDLERNRQLYSLDRTGFTELMTRQARGRGMLGAFLVRADGSAILQANISTEKPLPAIPADALKSTVSGQPTLIPPGVTNLVGAVIPLDNIPGTYLYTVRNVDPEVMRSMRLMEENTAEYKALEAGRTSLQIAFGVLYIGFALIVLLAAIWTAIAVADRIVRPIRQLIGAADSVASGNLDVVVPVRAVDGDVGNLSRTFNKMVSEIRTQQQQILVAKDEVDQRRRFIEAVLSGVTTAVIGVGKDRRITIANPSSEEFLRKSAPGLLGTSLSEVAPEIDAVLIEAESRYRNDYRKQINIMRGGTERTLNVQVTREEGDESHGSYVITIDDITDLVIAQRSTAWADVARRIAHEIKNPLTPIQLSAERLRRRYGKQIDQQDRAVFDQCTDTIVRQVEDIGRMVDEFSAFARMPKPTKEKSDLRSILKDAVFLREMGNSHITFVRDFGDEPLEGQFDGRMLGQAFGNIVKNAVEAIDAVPAGTSRGAPTIVVRSRREGASGRFVVDVIDNGKGLPTENRHRILEPYMTMREKGTGLGLAIVKKIIEDHGGQLELHDAPVDFDGGVGAMIRVILPPAGEAGGEGTVKDKGNTNGG; from the coding sequence ATGGTGGACGGAATGGCCCTGCCATTGGGCACAGAGGACAGGGTCGCAGCTGTCCAGGATCGGCGGGCGTCCTTCGCCCTGCCCGGATTGATGCTCGCCACCGGCGCGCTGATCTGTGCCACCGTGTCGCTGCTCATTCTCCTCGGCCTCACCCCCATCCGGCCGGAACGTAACATCGTTATCGCCTGCGCAGGCATCAACGGCGTCTTCGTTGTCGGCCTGATCTACCTGATCGTACGCGAGATCCTCAGACTGCTGAGGGCACGCAGCAAGGGAAGAGCTGCAGCCCGGCTGCATGTGCGCATCGTCGCGCTGTTTTCGATCGTTGCGATAACGCCGGCGATTCTGGTCGCAATCTTTGCCAGCATCACGCTCGATGTCGGGCTCGATCGCTGGTTCTCGCTGCGAACGCAGGCGATCGTCCGCTCGTCGCTGAACGTTGCGCAGGCCTACGTGCTCGAGAATGCCAGCTATCTGCAAGGCCAGACAGTGTCGATGGCCAACGACCTCGAGCGCAACCGGCAACTCTACAGCCTTGATCGCACGGGCTTCACCGAATTGATGACGCGGCAGGCGAGGGGGCGCGGCATGCTTGGCGCTTTCCTGGTGCGCGCCGACGGCAGCGCCATCCTTCAGGCGAATATCTCGACCGAAAAGCCGCTGCCGGCTATCCCCGCCGACGCGCTCAAAAGCACCGTTTCCGGCCAGCCGACGCTTATTCCTCCCGGTGTGACCAATCTAGTCGGCGCCGTCATTCCGCTCGACAATATACCCGGAACGTACCTCTACACGGTCCGCAACGTCGATCCCGAAGTGATGCGTTCGATGCGGCTGATGGAGGAGAATACGGCCGAATACAAGGCCCTTGAGGCCGGGCGCACGTCGCTTCAGATCGCCTTCGGGGTCCTCTATATCGGCTTTGCCCTCATCGTCCTGCTGGCGGCGATCTGGACTGCGATCGCCGTTGCCGATCGTATCGTGCGGCCGATCCGGCAACTGATCGGCGCCGCGGACAGCGTTGCCTCCGGCAATCTCGATGTGGTCGTCCCGGTGCGCGCCGTCGACGGCGACGTGGGCAACCTGTCTCGCACGTTCAACAAGATGGTCAGCGAGATCCGCACGCAACAGCAGCAGATCCTGGTTGCGAAGGACGAAGTGGATCAGCGCCGCCGCTTTATCGAGGCGGTGCTTTCCGGCGTCACCACGGCGGTTATCGGCGTCGGCAAGGACCGTCGCATCACGATTGCCAATCCTTCGTCGGAAGAGTTTCTGCGGAAGTCCGCGCCGGGACTGCTGGGCACAAGCCTCAGCGAAGTTGCGCCGGAGATCGATGCCGTGCTGATCGAGGCTGAAAGCCGCTATCGCAACGATTATCGCAAGCAGATCAATATCATGCGTGGTGGAACCGAGCGCACGCTGAACGTCCAGGTGACGAGGGAGGAAGGCGATGAGTCGCATGGCTCCTACGTCATCACCATCGATGACATCACCGATCTGGTGATTGCGCAGCGGTCGACCGCATGGGCCGACGTGGCTCGCCGCATCGCGCACGAGATCAAGAATCCGCTGACACCGATCCAGCTTTCGGCCGAGCGCTTGAGGCGCCGCTATGGCAAGCAGATCGACCAGCAGGACCGGGCTGTCTTCGACCAGTGCACCGATACCATCGTGCGCCAGGTGGAGGACATCGGCCGGATGGTCGACGAATTTTCGGCCTTTGCACGGATGCCGAAGCCGACAAAAGAAAAATCCGATTTGCGATCGATCCTCAAGGATGCCGTTTTCCTGCGTGAGATGGGCAACAGTCACATCACCTTCGTTCGCGATTTCGGGGACGAGCCGCTCGAAGGCCAGTTCGACGGCCGCATGCTCGGCCAGGCCTTCGGCAACATCGTCAAGAACGCAGTGGAGGCGATCGATGCCGTCCCCGCCGGAACCTCGCGGGGAGCGCCGACCATCGTCGTCCGCTCCCGTCGCGAAGGCGCTTCCGGCCGATTCGTTGTCGACGTCATCGATAACGGCAAGGGGCTGCCGACCGAGAACCGGCACAGAATTCTGGAGCCCTACATGACGATGCGCGAAAAGGGCACCGGTCTCGGTCTCGCAATCGTCAAGAAAATCATCGAGGACCATGGCGGACAATTGGAACTGCACGACGCACCGGTCGATTTCGACGGCGGCGTCGGGGCAATGATCCGCGTGATCCTGCCGCCTGCCGGGGAAGCCGGGGGCGAAGGTACTGTAAAGGACAAGGGTAATACCAATGGCGGCTGA
- the mazG gene encoding nucleoside triphosphate pyrophosphohydrolase: MEPSRDIQRLLDIMAALRQPDTGCPWDIVQTFETIKPYTIEEAYEVADAIERHDMDDLCDELGDLLLQVVFHARMAEEAGEFSFGDVVEAVTRKMIRRHPHVFARSDADTPEAVKLQWDEIKRAEKADRRQRRMRRGLPQDTDASHLGSVQRSFPALVEALKLQERAAKVGFDWSKPEPILDKIEEEITELRQALKDGDQRKVADELGDLIFAVVNIGRHVGTDPEMALRGTNTKFRRRFGHIEQELEAGGETLDAASLERMEELWQAAKAIERQLT, encoded by the coding sequence ATGGAACCTTCTCGCGACATTCAACGCCTGCTCGACATCATGGCGGCGCTCCGCCAGCCGGACACGGGCTGCCCCTGGGACATCGTCCAGACCTTCGAGACGATCAAACCCTACACGATCGAAGAGGCCTATGAGGTCGCCGACGCGATCGAGCGCCACGATATGGACGATCTCTGCGACGAACTCGGCGACCTTCTCCTCCAGGTGGTCTTTCACGCGCGCATGGCGGAAGAGGCTGGTGAATTCTCCTTCGGTGATGTCGTCGAGGCCGTGACCCGCAAGATGATCCGTCGCCATCCGCACGTCTTCGCCCGCTCCGACGCCGATACGCCCGAGGCGGTCAAGCTGCAATGGGATGAGATCAAGCGAGCGGAAAAGGCGGACCGGCGGCAGCGGCGGATGCGGCGAGGTCTGCCGCAGGATACGGATGCCAGCCACCTCGGTTCCGTGCAACGCAGCTTTCCAGCCCTGGTCGAAGCGCTCAAGCTGCAGGAACGCGCGGCAAAGGTCGGCTTCGACTGGTCGAAGCCCGAGCCTATACTCGACAAAATCGAGGAGGAGATTACCGAATTGCGGCAGGCTCTCAAGGATGGAGACCAACGAAAGGTGGCCGATGAACTCGGTGACCTGATCTTCGCCGTCGTCAATATCGGCCGCCATGTCGGCACCGATCCGGAAATGGCGCTCCGCGGCACCAATACCAAGTTCCGCCGCCGCTTCGGCCATATCGAACAGGAACTGGAAGCTGGCGGCGAGACGCTTGACGCCGCTTCTCTGGAGCGCATGGAAGAACTCTGGCAGGCAGCAAAGGCGATCGAGCGGCAACTGACGTAG
- the ntrC gene encoding nitrogen regulation protein NR(I), with protein sequence MTGATILVADDDAAIRTVLNQALSRAGYEVRITSNAATLWRWIAAGDGDLVVTDVVMPDENAFDLLPRIKKARPDLPVLVMSAQNTFMTAIKASEKGAYDYLPKPFDLTELIGIIGRALAEPKRRPSRIDDDSQDGMPLVGRSAAMQEIYRVLARLMQTDLTLMITGESGTGKELVARALHDYGKRRNGPFVAINMAAIPRDLIESELFGHEKGAFTGAQTRSTGRFEQAEGGTLFLDEIGDMPMDAQTRLLRVLQQGEYTTVGGRTPIRSDVRIVAATNKDLKQSINQGLFREDLYYRLNVVPLRLPPLRDRAEDIPDLVRHFVQQAEKEGLDVKRFDQEALELMKMHPWPGNVRELENLVRRLTALYPQDVITREIIENELRSEIPDSPIEKSATRSGSMSISQAVEENMRQYFASFGDALPPSGLYDRVLAEMEYPLILAALTATRGNQIKAADLLGLNRNTLRKKIRELGVSVYRSSRSA encoded by the coding sequence ATGACGGGCGCTACGATTCTCGTTGCGGATGACGATGCCGCCATTCGCACCGTGCTCAACCAGGCCTTGAGCCGCGCCGGCTATGAAGTGCGCATCACTTCCAATGCGGCGACGCTATGGCGCTGGATTGCTGCCGGTGACGGCGATCTGGTCGTAACCGACGTCGTGATGCCGGACGAGAACGCCTTTGATCTCCTGCCGCGGATCAAGAAGGCGAGGCCGGACCTGCCCGTGCTCGTGATGAGCGCTCAGAACACCTTCATGACGGCCATCAAGGCGTCCGAAAAGGGAGCCTACGACTACCTGCCAAAGCCCTTTGATCTGACGGAACTGATCGGCATCATCGGCCGGGCGCTTGCCGAACCGAAGCGCCGCCCCTCCAGGATCGACGATGATTCGCAGGACGGCATGCCGCTTGTCGGTCGCTCGGCGGCAATGCAGGAAATCTACCGAGTGCTCGCGCGGCTGATGCAGACCGACCTGACATTGATGATCACGGGAGAATCGGGAACCGGCAAGGAACTGGTCGCGCGAGCGTTGCACGATTACGGCAAGCGCAGGAACGGCCCCTTCGTCGCGATCAACATGGCGGCGATCCCTCGCGACCTGATCGAATCGGAACTGTTCGGCCACGAGAAGGGCGCCTTTACCGGCGCCCAGACGCGCTCGACCGGCCGTTTCGAGCAGGCCGAAGGTGGGACGCTCTTCCTCGATGAAATCGGCGACATGCCGATGGATGCCCAGACCAGGCTGCTGCGCGTGTTGCAGCAGGGCGAATATACGACTGTTGGCGGGCGGACGCCGATCCGTTCGGATGTGCGGATCGTCGCCGCGACGAATAAGGACCTGAAACAGTCGATTAATCAAGGGCTTTTCCGCGAAGACCTCTACTATCGCTTGAATGTCGTGCCGCTGCGCTTGCCGCCGCTGAGGGACCGAGCGGAGGATATCCCGGATCTTGTCCGCCATTTCGTCCAGCAGGCCGAAAAGGAAGGGCTGGACGTCAAGCGTTTCGACCAGGAAGCGCTGGAACTGATGAAGATGCATCCTTGGCCCGGCAATGTGCGAGAGCTCGAAAATCTCGTGCGGAGACTGACGGCGCTCTATCCACAGGATGTGATCACCAGGGAGATCATTGAGAACGAGTTGCGATCCGAGATTCCTGACAGCCCGATCGAGAAGTCGGCGACCCGCTCCGGTTCGATGTCGATCTCCCAGGCGGTCGAAGAGAACATGAGGCAGTATTTTGCCAGTTTCGGTGATGCCCTGCCGCCATCGGGCCTCTATGACCGGGTGCTCGCAGAGATGGAGTATCCATTGATTCTCGCGGCCCTGACAGCGACCCGAGGCAATCAGATCAAGGCCGCCGACCTCCTCGGCCTTAACCGCAACACACTGCGCAAAAAGATTCGCGAACTTGGGGTCTCCGTATACCGCAGCTCACGCAGTGCTTGA
- the trkA gene encoding Trk system potassium transporter TrkA, protein MKVVICGAGQVGYGIAERLSQEDNDVSVIDTSAALIAHITETLDVRGYVGHGAHPDVLARAGADQADMIIAVTLYDEVNIVACEVAHAIFNVPTKVARIRAQNYLAPEYSDLFSRENVPIDVTISPEIEVGRLVLRRISFPGATDVVRFAEDRIAMIAIECMEDCPVVDTPLQQLSELFPDLLATVTGIFRNGKLIVPHSSDQLLTGDLAYVVCDRDHTRRTLGLFGHEEQEARRIIIMGGGNIGYFVARMIEEQQPRMRVKLIENDRDRAVLLADKLNNTVVLHGSAMDQRILMQADVQDADLVVALTNNDQINILGSMMAKRLGAKSTLVLINEPAYQDFAGTAGVDAHINPRAVTISRVLQHVRKGRIRSVYAVQSGMAEVIEAEALETSPMVGKALRELELPEGIRIGAVYRDKAFIRPDGNTRIKAKDRVVLFAAADAVRHVEQLFRVSIQYF, encoded by the coding sequence ATGAAAGTGGTCATATGCGGCGCTGGACAGGTCGGCTACGGGATTGCCGAGCGCCTGTCACAGGAAGATAACGACGTCTCGGTGATCGATACGTCCGCCGCGCTGATCGCCCATATCACCGAAACCCTGGATGTGCGCGGCTATGTCGGCCACGGCGCGCATCCGGATGTGTTGGCGAGAGCCGGTGCCGACCAGGCTGACATGATCATCGCCGTCACGCTGTACGACGAGGTCAATATTGTGGCCTGCGAAGTGGCGCATGCAATCTTCAACGTGCCGACGAAGGTCGCCCGCATTCGCGCACAGAACTATCTCGCACCGGAATATTCGGACCTCTTTTCGCGAGAGAATGTCCCGATCGACGTGACGATTTCGCCGGAAATCGAAGTAGGCCGTCTTGTTCTTCGGCGTATTTCCTTCCCGGGCGCGACCGACGTGGTCCGTTTCGCCGAGGATCGCATTGCCATGATCGCGATCGAGTGCATGGAAGACTGCCCCGTTGTGGACACGCCGCTACAGCAGTTGAGCGAGCTTTTTCCGGATCTTCTGGCGACCGTTACGGGCATCTTCCGGAACGGGAAACTGATCGTGCCGCACTCTTCCGATCAATTGCTGACGGGCGATCTCGCTTATGTCGTCTGCGATCGGGATCATACCCGCCGCACGCTGGGGCTCTTTGGACATGAGGAGCAGGAGGCGCGGAGGATCATCATCATGGGTGGTGGCAATATCGGCTATTTCGTCGCGCGCATGATCGAGGAGCAGCAGCCTCGCATGCGCGTCAAGCTCATCGAGAACGATCGCGACCGGGCCGTGCTGCTGGCCGACAAGCTGAACAACACCGTTGTCCTGCACGGCTCGGCCATGGACCAGCGGATCCTGATGCAGGCGGACGTTCAGGATGCCGATCTCGTGGTCGCGCTCACGAACAACGATCAGATCAACATTCTCGGCAGCATGATGGCCAAGCGCCTGGGCGCGAAGTCGACCCTGGTGCTGATCAACGAGCCGGCCTACCAGGATTTCGCCGGCACGGCCGGTGTCGATGCGCACATCAACCCGCGAGCCGTGACCATCTCTCGCGTGCTGCAGCACGTCAGAAAAGGCCGCATCCGATCCGTCTATGCGGTGCAGAGCGGCATGGCGGAGGTGATCGAGGCGGAGGCGCTCGAGACGTCGCCGATGGTCGGCAAGGCCCTGCGCGAGCTCGAATTGCCGGAGGGGATCCGCATTGGCGCGGTCTATCGCGACAAGGCTTTCATTCGGCCTGACGGCAATACGAGGATAAAGGCGAAGGACCGCGTCGTCCTTTTTGCCGCCGCCGACGCGGTGCGCCATGTCGAACAGCTTTTCCGAGTCAGCATCCAATATTTCTGA
- the hfq gene encoding RNA chaperone Hfq → MAERSQNLQDLFLNTVRKQKISLTIFLINGVKLTGVVTSFDNFCVLLRRDGHSQLVYKHAISTIMPGQPLQMFENEEAAS, encoded by the coding sequence ATGGCGGAACGTTCTCAAAACTTGCAGGATCTCTTTCTCAACACGGTCCGCAAGCAAAAGATTTCATTGACCATTTTCTTGATCAACGGCGTAAAATTGACAGGTGTGGTCACATCTTTTGACAATTTCTGTGTATTGCTGCGCCGCGACGGCCATTCTCAGCTCGTCTACAAGCACGCCATCTCGACGATCATGCCGGGTCAGCCGCTGCAGATGTTCGAGAACGAGGAAGCCGCATCCTGA
- a CDS encoding D-amino-acid transaminase — MPRIAYVNGAYVPHSEAAIHIEDRGYQFADGVYEVCEVRHGFIVDLSRHLDRLDRSLRELRIGWPMSRAALIHVIREVLRRNRVRNGLFYLQVTRGVARRDHVFPAKGTPPSLVVTAKRTDAAVIAKKNAEGIAAITVPENRWDRVDIKSVGLLPNVLARQKAKELGAQEAIFVDTDGMVKEGAATNVWIVDGNGTLRTRPAEHGILRGITRTTLMNVAKPLGLKIEERAFSVEEMYAAREVFVTAATSVCFPVVSIDGRTIGNGHPGSIAQNIREAFFDIAEKTLI; from the coding sequence ATGCCGAGAATTGCCTATGTCAACGGCGCTTACGTGCCGCATTCCGAGGCCGCCATTCACATCGAAGATCGTGGCTATCAGTTTGCGGACGGCGTCTACGAAGTTTGCGAGGTCCGGCACGGCTTTATCGTGGACCTCAGTCGGCATTTGGACCGCCTCGACCGATCCCTGAGGGAACTTCGGATCGGCTGGCCGATGAGCCGCGCGGCGTTGATCCACGTCATTCGCGAAGTATTGCGCAGGAACCGGGTGCGCAACGGCCTTTTCTACCTGCAGGTGACCCGCGGTGTGGCGCGCCGCGACCATGTCTTCCCGGCGAAAGGCACACCGCCTTCGCTCGTCGTCACGGCCAAGCGGACGGATGCCGCCGTAATCGCGAAGAAGAATGCCGAGGGGATCGCGGCAATAACGGTGCCGGAAAATCGTTGGGATCGGGTCGACATCAAGTCGGTCGGCCTTCTGCCGAACGTGCTCGCACGCCAGAAGGCGAAGGAACTCGGAGCTCAGGAGGCCATATTTGTCGATACCGATGGCATGGTCAAAGAAGGGGCGGCAACGAATGTCTGGATCGTTGATGGCAACGGCACGCTGCGTACCCGCCCGGCGGAGCACGGCATCCTGCGCGGCATAACGCGGACGACGCTGATGAACGTGGCGAAGCCGCTTGGCCTGAAGATCGAGGAAAGGGCATTTTCGGTGGAGGAGATGTATGCTGCGCGCGAAGTCTTCGTTACTGCCGCGACGAGCGTCTGCTTTCCCGTCGTTTCCATCGACGGAAGGACCATCGGCAATGGTCATCCGGGAAGCATAGCACAGAATATTCGCGAAGCCTTTTTCGACATTGCGGAAAAGACATTGATTTGA
- the ntrX gene encoding two-component system response regulator NtrX — MAADILVVDDEEDIREIVSGILSDEGHETRTAFDSDSALAAINDRVPRLVFLDIWMQGSRLDGLALLDEIKNRHPDLPVVMISGHGNIETAVSAIKRGAYDFIEKPFKADRLILIAERALENSKLKREVSELKKKSGDPVELIGTSVAVSQLRQTIEKVAPTNSRIMIQGPSGSGKELVARMIHRKSTRASGPFVALNAAAITPDRMEVALFGTEGTPGQPRRTGALEEAHGGILYLDEIGEMPRETQNKILRVLVDQQFERVGGSKRVKVDVRIISSTAYNLENMISEGLFREDLFHRLAVIPVRVPALAERREDIPFLVDMFMRQVSEQAGIRPRKIGEDALAVLQAHDWPGNIRQLRNNIERLMILARSDGPDTPITADMLPTEVGDTLPKISAQGDQHIMTLPLREAREMFERDYLIAQINRFGGNISRTAEFVGMERSALHRKLKSLGV, encoded by the coding sequence ATGGCGGCTGATATTCTGGTTGTGGACGATGAAGAGGATATCCGGGAGATCGTCTCGGGAATCCTGTCGGACGAAGGTCACGAGACCCGGACGGCTTTCGACAGCGACAGTGCGCTTGCGGCGATCAATGATCGTGTACCGCGATTGGTTTTCCTGGATATCTGGATGCAGGGCAGCCGCCTCGACGGACTGGCGCTGCTTGACGAAATCAAGAACCGCCATCCCGATCTGCCGGTGGTGATGATTTCCGGTCACGGCAACATCGAGACGGCCGTTTCCGCCATCAAGCGCGGCGCTTACGACTTCATCGAGAAGCCGTTCAAGGCGGACCGGCTGATTCTCATAGCCGAGCGGGCGCTGGAGAATTCCAAACTGAAGCGCGAAGTCTCGGAGTTGAAGAAGAAGTCCGGCGACCCGGTGGAACTCATCGGAACGTCTGTCGCCGTTTCGCAGTTGCGGCAGACGATCGAAAAGGTGGCGCCGACCAACAGCCGGATCATGATCCAGGGGCCTTCGGGTTCCGGCAAGGAACTCGTCGCCCGCATGATCCACCGCAAATCCACGCGTGCTTCCGGCCCGTTTGTCGCGCTCAACGCCGCAGCGATCACCCCGGATCGCATGGAAGTCGCGCTTTTCGGCACAGAGGGTACGCCCGGCCAGCCGCGCCGCACGGGCGCGCTCGAAGAGGCCCATGGCGGCATCCTCTATCTCGATGAAATCGGCGAAATGCCGCGGGAAACGCAAAACAAGATCCTGCGCGTGCTGGTTGACCAGCAGTTCGAGCGTGTCGGTGGTTCCAAACGCGTCAAGGTGGATGTGCGCATCATCTCGTCGACCGCCTACAATCTCGAGAACATGATTTCCGAGGGCCTGTTCCGCGAGGACCTGTTCCACCGTCTCGCTGTGATTCCGGTGCGTGTCCCGGCTCTGGCCGAACGGCGCGAGGACATTCCCTTCCTTGTGGATATGTTTATGCGCCAGGTGAGCGAACAGGCCGGCATCCGCCCGCGCAAGATCGGCGAGGACGCACTCGCCGTCCTGCAGGCGCATGACTGGCCGGGCAATATCCGCCAGTTGCGCAACAATATCGAACGTCTGATGATCCTCGCCCGCAGCGATGGACCGGATACGCCGATCACCGCCGACATGCTGCCGACCGAGGTTGGCGACACGCTGCCCAAGATTTCCGCACAGGGTGACCAGCACATCATGACCTTGCCGTTGCGTGAGGCTCGTGAAATGTTCGAGCGCGATTATCTGATCGCCCAGATCAACCGATTCGGCGGAAACATCTCGCGCACCGCGGAGTTCGTCGGAATGGAGCGTTCCGCGCTTCACCGCAAGCTGAAGTCGCTGGGCGTCTGA